The genomic DNA TCGTCAGTCCCAGCAGGCGCCGCCGATCGAAACCGCTGCCGACCTTGCCGGCATAGCGAAGCGCGCCTTTCTCGTCATGCACGGCGAGCAGCAGCGCGCCGAAGCCGCTGCGCGAGCCTTGCGGATCGGTGTAGCCGACGATCACGAACTCCTGCCGCTGGCCGCATTTCAGCTTGATCCAGTCCGGCGAGCGCCGCGAGACGTAATTCGAATCGCCGCGCTTGGCGATGATGCCTTCCAGACCGAGCCGGCAGGCAGAGACTTTCACGCTCTCCGGGTCACCGTCGAAGGCGCCGCTGAAACGAATCTGCTCGGATCGCGTTGTGCCTTTTGCGTCGGTGAGCAGGCTTTGCAGCAGCGCGCGCCGCGCGTCCAGTCTCGTCTTGCGCAGGTCATGGCCGTCCAGGAACGGCAGATCGAACAGATAGAGGATGAGACCTTCGGGCGTCTCCGATTCCAGCGCCTGTTGCAGGGCGCCGAAGTCCGGTACGCCCTGATCGTTCGGCACGACGATCTCGCCGTCATACCAGCCCGGCGGCAGCTTCAGCTTCGCAATGGCCGCCTGAACCGGCAGCAGCTTCGACGTCCAGTCGTTGCCATTCCGGGTGTAAAGCCGGATCTCCTTCTGATCGATCCGTGTCAGCAGCCGATAGCCATCGAACTTGATTTCGAAGATCCAGCCGTCGGCAGCGGGCGGTGGCTTGTCGACGAGCGTCGCCAGTTGCGGCGACAGCTTGGCTGGCAGCCGGGCTTTCACCGTACCTGCCGGCCAGTCGCCCAGCGGCTTGGCGCGCTTGGATTTCGCGGCGACTCGCGGCGCTGAGCCGGCGGGCTTGACGCTGTCCGGCAATTCATCGACCACACTGTAGTCCGCCGATGAGCGCACGAACTCGTCCTTTTCCTTGATCAGCAGCCAGGGCGTCTGCTTCTCGCTCTTGCCCTTGATCCGCACCAGCACCCAGCGGCCGTGCAGCTTCTGCCCGGTCAGCGTGAATTTCAGATTGCCGGCGCGGAACGCCTTGCGCGGATCGCTGACCGGATGCCAGCTGCCGGCATCCCAGACGATGACCTTGCCGGCGCCGTACTGCTTCGCGGGGATGGTGCCCTCGAAGCTCGAATAGGAGATCGGGTGGTCTTCCACTTCGATGGCCATGCGCTTGACCGCGGGATCGAAACTCGGACCCTTCGGCACCGCCCAGCTTTTCATCGTGCCATCGAGTTCCAGGCGGAAGTCGTAATGCAGGCTGCTCGCCCAGTGCTTCTGGATCACGAAGCTCAAGGCGCCCGTCGAAGCATTACCGCCGCTGGCAGGTTCCGAGGTGATCGCGAAATCGCGTTTCGCCCGATAGCGCTTCAGCGCCGCCTCGGACGTTGCATTGCGGGCCGTCGAATCCCGGGCCATCGACTCAGGGCGCCGCAATGCGATCCAGCACCAGCTTGCCGGCGCTGGCGGAAACCGCGCTGACCAAGGTGCCCCAAGCCATGTCGGCAAGCGTCAGGCTGATCGGCCAGTCACGCAGGGTCGCCAGATTGGTCAGATCGTAGGTCGCGTAGGCAATGAAGCCGAACAAGGCAGCGGCGGCGGCCGTGGTGTGCCAACCGGTGGCGTTCTGGTACGGCAGGATCGTGAACACCATCAGGCCGAACACGTAGACGGCATAGAACAGCACCGCGACCCCGAGCCGCGGCTTGGCCGCCATCAGGTGGCCGATTCCCTTCTGGTAAAGCGGCTTGGCGATGACGCCGAGCCAGAGCAGATCGACCAGCACCAGCACCAGGACGGTAACGGCATAGGCAGCGAGATAACGGGTCATCGGTTTGGCGCTCCGCGCAGGCTGGGATTTTCTATTCAACAGGTGCACGTCACGTTCCCGAGTCGGGACAGCCGCGCATTGCCGCCGTCGTCTCGTGCAAGCCCGCATCCGGGCACCTGGCTTGCACATCGCATCGGCAAAATCTTCACGAGCAGGAATTGCGTCCCTTGCAGTTCCTGCAGTGACTACGCTGCCGGAGCACGACGTGAAAAAGCCGGAAAAAGTGTCATTCGAGCCGTATGCAGGCCCGGCCGGTGGCTGGGGTTCGACGCAATCGGTACGCGAAATCCTGTCCCGCGAAGGTGCGGTGGCCGGCACTGCAATGGCACTGGTCCGGCAGAACCGCGAATCCGGATTTGCCTGCGTCAGCTGTGCCTGGCCGAAGCCGGCGAAGGGCCATCTGTTCGAGTTCTGCGAGAACGGCGCGAAAGCCACCGCCTGGGAGGGCACCGATCGCCGCGCCGATGCCGCGTTCTTCGCCAGGCATCGTTTAAGCGAACTGGAGACCTGGTCGGACTACGCATTGGAGGAAGCCGGACGGCTGACCGAGCCGCTGCGCTGGGACGTTGCCAGCGATCGCTATCTACCCGTTGATTGGGCCACAGCCTTCGCCGAGATCGGTGCCGAGCTGAAGCAGATCGATCCGAAAGCGGCGGTGTTCTATGCATCCGGTCGCGCGTCGCTGGAAACCTCGTACATGTATGCGCTGTTCGCACGTCTGTACGGCACCAATAATCTTCCCGACAGCTCGAACATGTGCCACGAGAGCACCTCGGTCGGGCTGCCGAAAAGCATCGGCGTGCCGGTCGGCACGGTGACCCTGGACGATTTCGAGAAGACCGACTGCCTGTTCTTCTTCGGCCAGAACGTCGGCAGCAACAGCCCACGCATGCTGCACGACCTGCAGTCGGCCAGAAAACGCGGCGTGCCGATCATAACCTTCAATCCATTGCGCGAGCGCGGGCTGGAACGCTTCGCCAATCCGCAGTCACCGCTGCAGATGCTGAGCGGATCGTCGACGCCGATCAGTACCCAGTACCACACGGTGAAAACCGGTGGCGACAGTGCGGCGATCATGGGCATCTGCAAGGCCTTGCTGGTCGCCGATCGGCAAGCGATGTTCGCCGGACGCGAGCGCCTGATCGATACCGCCTTCATCACCGAGCACACCCAAGGCTTCGGAGCTTTCGAGCTTGCCGCGCTGAACTGCGACTGGCAGGACATCGAACGCGAATCCGGCCTGAGCCGTGCGGCCCTCGAAGACGCCGCGCGCGTGTATGGGCAATCGAAAGCGGCGATCGGCATCTATGGCATGGGGCTGACTCAGCATCGGCTTGGTGTTCAGAACGTGCAGATGGTGGTCAATCTGCTGCTGCTGCGCGGCAATATCGGCCGGCCTGGCGCCGGTGTCTGTCCGGTGCGCGGCCATTCCAATGTGCAGGGCCAGCGCACCGTCGGCATCACCGAAAAGCCAGAGCTGGCGCCGCTGGATCGCCTCGCCGAGCTTTACCAGTTCGATCCGCCGCGCGACAAGGGCCTGTGCACCGTGGACGTCTGCAAGGGTGTGATCGATGGCAGTGTCCACGCCTTCATCGGCCTCGGCGGCAACTTCGTGCGCGCGGTGCCGGAAACCGAAGCGGTGGAACGCGGCTGGCGCAAGTTGCGACTGACCGTGCAGATCGCCACCAAGCTCAATCGCAGCCATCTGATCCATGGCGAGGTGAGTTATCTGCTGCCCTGCCTGGGGCGCATCGAGCGCGACCACCAGGCGAGCGGCGAGCAGCGGGTATCGATCGAGGATTCCACTTCCTGCGTGCACAGCTCGCGTGGCGTGCGCAAGCCGGCGAGCGAGCAATTGCTGTCCGAAGCCCGCATCGTTGCCGAAATGGCCAAGGCGACGCTGCCGCTGCGTGCGGGTACTCCGGATTGGGATGCCTGGGCCGGCGACTACGCCCAGGTGCGCGACGCCATCGAAGCCACCTATCCCGAGCAGTTCCGCGACTTCAACCAGCGCCTCGGTCAGCCGGGCGGTTTCCACCGGCCGATTCCGGCTCGCCATCGGATCTGGAAAACGCCGAGCGGCAAGGCCAACTTCGCGGTGCCGAAGTCACTGGTCGAAGATCCGGATGCGCCGGTGCGTGCAGCCGGTGGGCTGCGCCTGATGACCCTGCGCAGCAACGACCAGTTCAACACCACCGTCTACGGCTTTGACGACCGCTTTCGCGGCATCGTCGGCACCCGTCGCGTGTTGCTGATGAATGCGGAAGACATGAAGCAGCAGGGTTTCGCCGAGGGCGATCCGGTGCGGGTCTCGACCGATGTCGACGACGGCATCATCCGCGTGGTGCCCGGATTGCGCGTCACTACCTACGACATTCCGCGCGGCTGCTGCGGCGGCTACTACCCGGAATGCAATCCGCTGATTCCGCTCTGGCACCACGCCGACGAAAGCAAGGTGCCTGCGGCGAAGTGGATTCCCGTCCGGCTGCAAAGGGAAGCCGGCGTCTGGATCGCCGAGGTCGGATGAGCGCAGGTTTGTCGCTTCTTTCCTGATATGGTCGGCCCGCAAGGCGCGGATGCGAACAGTTCCCACCGGCGCGGACCAAGCGATCAGATCGGAATTGCCCGAGCGACATGCGGGCATGCTCGTTGCGGAAGGGCTGAAGGCGCTTCAGGGTAAACAAAGTGGGCGAAAACTCGAAACTGCAATCCAGGGCCATCGAACTCGATGTCCAGACCATCGGCCGCATCAGTGCCGTGCCGTCCATCCTGGAAATGATCTGCCGATCGACAGGCCTGCGATTCGCGGCCGTGGCACGGGTCACCGATACGACGTGGACGCTCTGCGCCGTCCGTGACGAGCTCGCCTTCGGCCTTCAGCCTGGTGATGATCTGGAACTGAAAAGCACGCTGTGCCATGAAGTCCGGCTCAGCGGTGCTCCGATCATGATCGACCACGTTGCTGAAGATCCGGATTTCAAAGACCATCACACGCCGAAGTTGTACGGCTTCGAGAGCTATATCTCGTATCCGATCGTCCGCAGCAATGGCGAGCACTTCGGCACGCTGTGCGCGCTGGACCCCAAGCCCGCGAGGCTCGGCGAAGGCGAAACGCTCAAGCTGTTCGAACTCTATTCCCAGCTGATCAGCCTGCAGCTGGATGTCGAGGATCGGCTGCGGGAAACCCAGGCGATCGTCTCGGCGCAGCAGGAAACCGCCCAGCTGCGCGAACAGTTCATCGCAGTGCTGGGCCACGACCTGAGAAACCCGCTGTCTTCGATGATGATGTCCGCGGAAGTGCTGCTGCGCACACCGCTGGTCGAACAGGGGATGGCGGCGGCGAAGCGGATCAAGACCAGCGGCCATCGCATGGCTCAGCTGATCGAGAATCTGATGGATTTCGCACGGGGACGTCTGGGCGGCGGCATCGTCCTGACCAAGGAATCGAATCGAGCCCTGGAAGCGACCCTGAGCAACATCGTTGCCGAACTGACCTCGATTCATCCGGGCAGACATATCGAACTGCTGTTCGACATCTCGGAACCGGTGTTCTGCGATTCGGTCCGCATCGGCCAGCTGTTGTCGAACCTGCTCGGCAACGCGCTGACGCACGGCGATCCGGCGGGTGTCGTCCGAGTCGTGGCGCGCTGCAGGGATGAGACTTTCAATCTGTCGGTCAGCAATGCGGGCACGGTGATTCCGGCCGATATCCTCGAACGCCTGTTCGAACCGTTCTATCGCGTGGCGGACGGCAACGAGCACGAGGGCCTGGGACTGGGCCTGTTCATCGCGTCCGAGATCGCCAAGGCGCACAGCGGCAGCTTGAACGTCCTGTCGGAATCGGCCGGTACGACCTTCACGCTGACCATGCCTGCGGATCTGGCGTAGTGGTTCGGCTTGCCGATTTGCACCGATTGGCAACTCGAAACGATCGCTCGGTGTAATAGCTACCGAGCTGCGAAAAACGCATCAAGCGAGGCCAGGATGACAACAGGAAAATGGCAGGTACTCGGCGTGGCGGTTCTGCTGCTTGCGGGCTGCCACCAG from Nevskia ramosa DSM 11499 includes the following:
- the ligD gene encoding DNA ligase D, with translation MARDSTARNATSEAALKRYRAKRDFAITSEPASGGNASTGALSFVIQKHWASSLHYDFRLELDGTMKSWAVPKGPSFDPAVKRMAIEVEDHPISYSSFEGTIPAKQYGAGKVIVWDAGSWHPVSDPRKAFRAGNLKFTLTGQKLHGRWVLVRIKGKSEKQTPWLLIKEKDEFVRSSADYSVVDELPDSVKPAGSAPRVAAKSKRAKPLGDWPAGTVKARLPAKLSPQLATLVDKPPPAADGWIFEIKFDGYRLLTRIDQKEIRLYTRNGNDWTSKLLPVQAAIAKLKLPPGWYDGEIVVPNDQGVPDFGALQQALESETPEGLILYLFDLPFLDGHDLRKTRLDARRALLQSLLTDAKGTTRSEQIRFSGAFDGDPESVKVSACRLGLEGIIAKRGDSNYVSRRSPDWIKLKCGQRQEFVIVGYTDPQGSRSGFGALLLAVHDEKGALRYAGKVGSGFDRRRLLGLTSQLEKLTIKQCPLARTPKVDGKPHWVTPKLIAEVSFAQWTAQGQLRHAVFRGLRADKPAAAIVREKSIDMKGTAPASRLKVTHPERVIDTQTGTTKLDLVRYYGLVGDLMIDHLKGRPVALLRAPDGVAGQQFFQKHAGTEKLPGVRKLDTRLDPEHPPMLEVTNKAGLLSAAQWNVVEFHTLNTSNRSVARADRMIFDLDPGAGIAWPQVQEAAELMHAFLKQLGLPGFLKTSGGKGLHVVVPLLRRHDRDTVKGFAQTVVQHLAKALPQRFVAKSGPKNRIGKIYIDYLRNGPGASTVSAWSARARSGLGISVPVNWQELASLRGGDHWTVASVHTRLDRGNDPWKDYADSACSLTAAMKLLDYKA
- a CDS encoding DUF2177 family protein; translated protein: MTRYLAAYAVTVLVLVLVDLLWLGVIAKPLYQKGIGHLMAAKPRLGVAVLFYAVYVFGLMVFTILPYQNATGWHTTAAAAALFGFIAYATYDLTNLATLRDWPISLTLADMAWGTLVSAVSASAGKLVLDRIAAP
- a CDS encoding FdhF/YdeP family oxidoreductase, giving the protein MKKPEKVSFEPYAGPAGGWGSTQSVREILSREGAVAGTAMALVRQNRESGFACVSCAWPKPAKGHLFEFCENGAKATAWEGTDRRADAAFFARHRLSELETWSDYALEEAGRLTEPLRWDVASDRYLPVDWATAFAEIGAELKQIDPKAAVFYASGRASLETSYMYALFARLYGTNNLPDSSNMCHESTSVGLPKSIGVPVGTVTLDDFEKTDCLFFFGQNVGSNSPRMLHDLQSARKRGVPIITFNPLRERGLERFANPQSPLQMLSGSSTPISTQYHTVKTGGDSAAIMGICKALLVADRQAMFAGRERLIDTAFITEHTQGFGAFELAALNCDWQDIERESGLSRAALEDAARVYGQSKAAIGIYGMGLTQHRLGVQNVQMVVNLLLLRGNIGRPGAGVCPVRGHSNVQGQRTVGITEKPELAPLDRLAELYQFDPPRDKGLCTVDVCKGVIDGSVHAFIGLGGNFVRAVPETEAVERGWRKLRLTVQIATKLNRSHLIHGEVSYLLPCLGRIERDHQASGEQRVSIEDSTSCVHSSRGVRKPASEQLLSEARIVAEMAKATLPLRAGTPDWDAWAGDYAQVRDAIEATYPEQFRDFNQRLGQPGGFHRPIPARHRIWKTPSGKANFAVPKSLVEDPDAPVRAAGGLRLMTLRSNDQFNTTVYGFDDRFRGIVGTRRVLLMNAEDMKQQGFAEGDPVRVSTDVDDGIIRVVPGLRVTTYDIPRGCCGGYYPECNPLIPLWHHADESKVPAAKWIPVRLQREAGVWIAEVG
- a CDS encoding GAF domain-containing sensor histidine kinase encodes the protein MICRSTGLRFAAVARVTDTTWTLCAVRDELAFGLQPGDDLELKSTLCHEVRLSGAPIMIDHVAEDPDFKDHHTPKLYGFESYISYPIVRSNGEHFGTLCALDPKPARLGEGETLKLFELYSQLISLQLDVEDRLRETQAIVSAQQETAQLREQFIAVLGHDLRNPLSSMMMSAEVLLRTPLVEQGMAAAKRIKTSGHRMAQLIENLMDFARGRLGGGIVLTKESNRALEATLSNIVAELTSIHPGRHIELLFDISEPVFCDSVRIGQLLSNLLGNALTHGDPAGVVRVVARCRDETFNLSVSNAGTVIPADILERLFEPFYRVADGNEHEGLGLGLFIASEIAKAHSGSLNVLSESAGTTFTLTMPADLA